GAAATAGTTAAATAGCTGTGCGTACATTCAGATGTACATGCAGACCTTGATTAACTGTGGCACTCCTCCCCTCATTCCTCCTTTTCACTCATTGCTGTATAATATCACCCAAGGCAAAGGATTTTTCACCTGAGAGAACATTCCTCGACGACAACGCATGAGGTAATGCTTAAAACGTGTTCTTATCCTCTCTAAATCTCGTTGCTCATATTTTTTGTAACTAAAGCAAAGCTGCTCTGAGCCTTAATCAACAAGACAAGACTTATGGTCCTTAAAAAGCTGTCGGTGGACTGAGGAATTCCACACATTTGCCAGCAAacattgatttttgtgttttgggaGGGAATGTCTTTGGTCAGGAGGGAAGCCCATTGAGGATGTGATTTTGCCTGTTGAGGCCTGTTTGTCCCTCAAGGTCTTGGGGAGAAGAGATCTGGTCAAGGTGGAGGCTTCTGTATGGAGCCAAGAGTGAAGTTATGATGATCTAAATTGCtttctgtgtcttttctttATGTGAAAAGTTCAACAATCACAGAATCAGTAAAGTAGTAGTGTTATATATCTAGAAAGGCTCAGGTATAAAGATACTGGCTGAAATTCATACAAATACAAAGGAGTTCAGCtcagtttattttttcagagtagtctttttttaaactcagcAAAATTACATCTTCCCAAAAAGAGCTATAATAATTATACCTTAGCATGTATCTTGTTGTGTTATCTTCTATTTGGAGATGAAAGGTTGATGATTTTCCCAATATAAGCACCACAAACTGAAATAAGTGACACTGTTTTAGGGCAAAGTGGctctttaaaatgtcttaaaaagaTCATACAGAATTATACAAGTTCAACATTTAAGGAGTGGACAAAACAAACTCATTCACAAGAATCGAAGTGATACTAATGAATGAACTTATATTTATGAAGGTAATGTTGCCTGAAGGAACCTGATAACCTTCACCTGCTACTCCCACCTGCTCCAGATATGACACTGTCCGACATTGCGGCTGTGATGATGGATGCACATTAATTTTACtcaaacatgcatttaaatacaAGCTACGCCAACCTGTTGAAACATGCTCCTCCATGTATAACATTCCTCTCATGGAGACGTACAGTTACCTGAGTCAGGTTAAAGAAAAGCCGggcaagagaaaaagaaaacaaggaagaAATGATGGGtgagataaagataaaatattacaatatgagaaaaaagagaaatataataattaccTATAACAGTATCTTTTTAAGGCTACAATCAAGAGGTAAAACACTGGGAGAAAAGCACATGAAATGTATACATATCTTTATGTATCCACATCTagcctcagaaaaaaaaagtcagctgtTTTATCTTGACAGTGTGTACTATACAGTAGATCATGTGTGAAATTTTGTCAACCCTAATTTTGACAACAAACATCCGCATGCATATAGAGTCAGataagcaacaaaaaaaaagccttccAACTTGAATTACAGCAAACATGGAATTAAAATTCTGCACTGTCTTGTCTGGTGGTGGAGGAAATATTCAATGACTGAaccatatatttttataaatatatggCCGAAATGTATTAtctttaaaaatcaatatttttttaaaactacaaaatgtTGATAAGAAGGTGATCCTAGAATAAGATAGATTTTGAAATCCTGtacaaaaataaaggaaattatAGAAAAGCCACAAGTATACAGTATACTTCTAACAGTCACCAGATGAGCATCACCATAAACCATGAGCCAGCTCACACCATCCTGATTAGTTATAGCATGACATGACACCGTGGTGACATTGTggtatttagtttttgttgcaTGGGATTAACTGTCTCACATTCCTTGGTGGTATCAGACTGTTTTAGTGTAAACAACTACATATCTGCTGCAACACAGAGCAGATGCAATCCTTCCTCTACTGTCCTTACATATGGCCAGGTTATCCTCTTAGGGGGCCCCGGGCACAAAATTAACTGCTGGGTCCCTATTAAGCCCTTCGCTGCCTCCGGCTTTCTCCTAACAAGACAAATATCTTGTCCGTGGCTGTCTGGGGCTGTATGTTTTGAGATAAGCACAAATACCTTACTTATACCTATACATAACAACATAGGTCATGCAAGATTAACACTATAGGTCATCCTTTGTGGACTACTGGAGGAGGCAAATTCAATAATTAAGATGCTCAAAAGAACAATTAAGAGGGTCGTTTTTGCCTGATGCTGTGAGGCTTTTCAGTGACATAAAGTACTTTATGATTATGTATTACTGCTGGCAGTTAGGCCATTTTTACTATTCATTGGCCGGTGCTATCTTTCAGACTGCTTTAACAGTTTTAtcggggtttttttttaatcgtttTATTTATTGGCTTTGATtgtctttgtttatgttttttcctcttgtaTGCGTGggatccatctatctatctatccatctaaaGTGTGTCACTCTGAGGACCTTATAATAATTAACCTTTTTACCTCGAAAGACCATTGAGTAAGTAccctcatttacaatggtgtCGAGAAAGAATAACAGTAACACAATAAtaggtaaaagaaaagaaacataaaataaaaaattaaacaataaaaataaaacaatgaatacatacatGTAAACAGATAAGATTACagtgacattaaaaacatttaaaataaggtCTGAGATAAGGCCTTTGAACAGCTGTAGTGGTAATCTAATTTTAAGGCTGTTTGCAGATTGCTCCAAGTCTAAAAGGCATTATAAGAGGATGACATTTTTCCTATTTCGGTTCTGACTAATGGAGTATAGAGCAACAGCCTATTCTGTGATCGAGTACCAATATCATGTTACTTcagggttaaaagaaaaaaggtttgtAATATGAAGCTATGTCCCTTCAACATGACTGCACTGCAGAATAAAGCTATCAAAAGTGTTTAAAACTGTGTATGAAAACCAGCTTAAATCATTATACAGCAGTCTGCTAAAATGCATTCAAGAACAGCCTGTCATTATCACCTAAAgggctgttgtgtgtgtggtgcccCTTACCGACGGGTAGCACCTGTTCTCCAGCATGGCACAGCTTTTGCAAACTCACTGTGATTTCCTGCAGCATGTTTGTCCCATTTGAGTCGCCGTAGCTGCAGAGGAAGCAGCAGCGCGGGTTTGTGAATAATATTTCGCGGGATATCAGAGAGTTAGCTGCGGGTTGTCTGTCCTCAACACTAACACATAACAGCCTCTAAATTCATAACAAGATGAGTTTGTGGGTGGACAAATATCGACCGACTTCTCTCGGTAAACTCGACTATCATAAAGATCAAGCATCTCAGCTCAAAAACCTGGTGAGACAAACTTTATCCCGACTATTAGTTAGCTTCTTTAGCTTGTGTAACCAATAGAAATGATTGCCTGTGCTGGTCAGTGTGTGATAACCTTATTCATTTAGTTGAGTGTAAATATCATTTGAAGCTAGTTTGTTAGAGGAAGTATTGTCCGTCATATCTCTTGTTTCAGGGTAGCGTCATTAACATGACCCACAGTGTTGTTTTCATCCTCAAGTGATCATTTGATCAATAATAGGTCAAACAACTGTGAAAAGTGTCTATTAATTCCAAGATAAAACTTGGAATTGATAAAATCAACACAAGGTTGCAAACGCTTTCAGCCACGTCTCTTGGTCTTCTTCACAGTTCCTCAGGTTTAATGGACTATAAATGAACCTTGTGTTGATCATTTATTACCAAGCTGCTGTTCAGATTAGATCAGACAATATAGACATTGCATTCACAGTACACAACAAATAACACCATAAAAAGCAATTTAAGACATGATGAACTCACCAGCTAGAGCAAACAATGTTGgtgtttgacacacacacacaaacacacacgtttgtATGTATATCTAATATAACTAATAAATAACCTCCACTGAGATGTGAATGTCAGCTGAAAGGTGCTATGAATCAAACCTGCATCTAAAAGGGATCATTGAAGGATAATCGAtgattgataattgattaatcattaagtAATTTCTCCAACAAAACATAGCAAATGTGAGGTTTCTTTGTTCTATACAGTagttaactgaatatctttgttttgGGGCTGTTGGTCAcctaaaacaagacatttcatGGTGTCATCTTGGACTAATGAAATAGGcatatttcacagttttctgcatttttacaggaaaaacaaacaacaatcgATTATTCAGCTACTGAGGAAAATAACTTGATGTAGAAAATTAGATTGGTGCAAAGCAAATACCTAATcgttaaaataatttattacatgAGGAGATTTTTGTGAATGTGGTCtaactattacattttttatcaagCAACACTTTACTCCAAAATCTTCAGTGATGGTCAAGGCACATAACTGTGTAGTCCAATGGGAGTCTTAACTATTAACCAAAACCTTCTTTGTGAATGTTCGTTTGTTTCAGGTTCAATGTGGCGACTTTCCGCACTTGTTGGTGTACGGACCATCAGGCGCAGGGAAGAAGACCCGCATCATGTGCCTGCTGAGGGAGCTGTATGGCGCTGGGGTGGAGAAGCTTCGCATAGAGCATCAGACCATAGTGGTGAGAGGGTCAATATTGAAATACTCCACTACACACCTGCAGTTTCTCCGGACATCTCTACTCAGTCTTCATTAGTTTACTACTGTCTAAAATCATGTGTAAATGAATATTGATGTGCCCTTAAAATAGAACAAACTCATCACTCTGAGAATCAGCAGATTTCTGCAGCATCAGAGACTGTGTGCCATAACAACTTAAGCAAGACTTTATGGAAAACATACACATGTTGCACTTTTGACTACTGTTATTGACAGTGAATAAGTCAAGCATCACAGTTTACCTAAAAATCCAAACAGACTCCTACACACACTAGGCATAGTCACATtgcaattttgtgtttttgtctccagGCTCCCTCAAAGAAAAAAATCGAGATCAACACAATAGCCAGCAACTACCACTTGGAAGTAAACCCAAggtaaagtacatttactcaagtacaattTGGATGTACTACTTCAGATggaattaatgtattttttaactctattgcatttatttgacagctgtagcTACTTGAGTTTAGcaataaaaatcacaaatattaTGTGACTTAAGTATTTCCATTCTGTCGTACAGTGATGCAGGAAACCAGGACCGTGTGGTGATTCAAGAGCTGATTAAAACGGTGGCTCAATCTCAGCAGATCCAGTCAAGCACCCAGAGAGAGTTTAAAGGTAGGAAAGACACAAGTCCCTCTTTACCAGTTCAACCATGTTTTAGAGCAATTGTCCTAACAGGATAAAAGTCTCAACTCAGAAATCGATGCTtaacttaataaaaataaataaataaaaaaaacaatacaaatcatGGGAAGATCAGTATTCCCTTTTATGAATGAGCTTTCCCTCTGTAGTAACTGGCACACTTTCGTTCTCAGTCGTATTGCTCACAGAGGTGGACAGGCTCACAAAGGATGCCCAGCATGCATTGCGTCGTACAATGGAAAAGTACATGGCCACCTGCCGTCTCATCCTCTACTCTAACTCCACCTCCAAAGTGATCGGGCCCATTCGGAGCCGTTGTCTGGCCATCAGAGTTCCTCTGCCCAGCACAGAAGAGGTGGTTTAGTTTATTCTTTagtaataatgttaaaatactgtattagtatgcatgaaatgtgttttttaatctgtttttcctGTTTGGCAGGTTTGTAACGTTCTAACATCAGTCTGTAAGAAGGAGGGTCTGCTCCTCCCACCTGAGCTGGCCAAGCAAATCAGTGAGAAGTCTGGCCGCAACCTTCGCAAAGCCCTTTTGATGTGTGAGGCCTGTAGAGTGCAGCAGTAAGTGTGCACAAACCTTATTAGTATTATTCTTCCTATAAACGAGCAACCATCTTTCAAAAGTATCTGCTTATTCAGCCTGTGTCAACCTTCTCCAGGTATCCATTCTCAGTGGATCAAGACGTCCCAGAGACGGACTGGGAGGCTTACCTCAGAGAAACGGCAAATGCCATCGTCAGCCAGCAGAGCCCTCAGAGGTGGGTGAGgcgatgagagagagagagagagagagagagagagagagagagagagagagagagagagagagagagagagagagagagagagagagagagagagagagagaggagagagagagagagagagagagagagagagagagagagagagagagagagagagagagagagagagagagagagagagagagagagagagagagagagagagaagttaatCAGATTTGTAGGGATATTTTAATGCTGAATCTTCGTCTTTTTCTGTTCCAGGTTGTTGGAGGTCCGAGCCCGGCTGTACGAGCTGCTGACTCACTGCATCCCTCCCGACATCATCATGAAGGTACTGTTTACTACACCTCACTTCCTACGAAAGtgttgaaaggttttttttttttttttagtaactTCTAAGGTAAAGAGTAATCATGATTTAATTGCTAAATATCCTTGTGTAATCCTCCGACAGGGTCTGGTCAGAGAGTTGCTGAATAACTGCGATGGTCACCTGAAGACAGAGGTGGCCCACATGGCAGCTTACTACGAACACAGACTGCAGCTGGGCAACAAAGCTATCTACCACCTGGAGGCCTTCACAGCCAAGTTCATGGCAATCTACAAGAAGTTCATGGAAGATGGTTTGGATGCCATGATGTTTTGACTCTGAATGGACTTGAACACAGATACTTTTCCCGATGAGGTTCAACAGCTCTTACTGATATGTCACTTTTTCTCCCCAACAACTTTTATCAGTGACTATTATGGCATTATGGTgataatgacacatttcaccTCACCAACTCGGCTctttataaaatgtgtaaacttTGAATTGTTGCTCCAGTGGTGTAAGATACTAAAGAGCAGTTTGATAGTGGCATGAGCAGGTCataatttgtaaaaatgtagatcataataataataaaataaatgtcttgtttaCAAAGTGTGGTGTTCCTCTGCGGATATCTGACCAAACTGACACTGCCTTACAGTGCTGTCTGACAATAGTCTGGCACTAAGGGTACAAGTACAGTAATGCTAATTCTACACAGGAATGagttttacttacttacttttgttttaatgatggtgACTGGACCAaaagcacttttcttttttcctccttaatattttttctttagtCCATAGACCACACAAACAGACTGCAAACATGAGATGACATGCAACAGAGGTTCTCAGCTGATTTTGTTAAAGCCTGTTTGTTAAAGCAAATTTATTAATTTGAGCACTAATCACATAAACAAATACTCATTATAGTCACAAAACTGTACAAACGAGTCAAAATAACCACAATGATATGTTAGatgaatatgttaaaaaatctTGAAGTGTTCTGTTCACCCATAAATGCAGGTACAAATGTAGTGGGTGTAAGTTGTAAAATAATGTCTTTTAGGTAACTTCTCCATTGACTGTTATATGGGAAAAACCTTAGCAGCATAGTGGAGTGCAAGGAgtctcagtaaaaaaaaaaaaaagggaaatggtCGACCCTTGACTTTCTACACAGCATTAACTCTCAAGCAGTTTTGAAAAGAAAGCTCTGATATACAACATCCTCTGAAACTGGTCTGTAGagtcaaatcatttttaatgctACTGTGTTACATTCCCAGCAGTAGCTGTTTGTTGGATTTCAACATAGTTCTGctgaggttttgttttttataaattgCCATGAGTGTCCAGTCTGTTTGGACACTTTGGCTTCTCATTGACTGCAAAACTATCTTCTTGGCTGTCAAATCTCCCTTAATGCAGTCGCATTGGGAAAACCTAAAATGTAAATAGTCTATGGAGCTTCCTTCGTGATTGTGGTTCAGGTACTTCATCgtcctttttcttgttttatcttCTCAATGTCTAAGCCTTAGTGGAAGGAGGGTTAAACTTGGACTATTTAGTCATTTATAAAACCGCTAATCCACAGTAGTCATTCTGTAATATTCTAAAAACAAGGAAGCATTCAAATCTTTGGGAAATTATCCAAAAACATCAAGAATATTGTGACAATTAGGGgtttataaactgtaaaaaccTGTAAATATGTTACAGGTTTTgtaacatatttacataaatTTTACATAACAGCAGTAATACTTAATGTCAAGATGATTGAACCACTTTCCTAATTCAGacttcatttaacaaaaagttCCAAAGAAGCACTAAAACTTAAAACTGACATCAAGACCGACCtctacactttctttttctcaacagttattttttaagaagaaaaagctCCATGTTCATCAGTAACACTCCTTGTGTTTCTTGGCTGTGTAGTAGATGATGAGGCCCAGGGTGATAAGTACCCCTGAGCCCACCAGAGTCAGGAAGCCCACCACGGGCCTCTTGAGCACCTGGCAGCCAAGGCAGGGCTGGGGCAAACGAGGACACTGCTGAGGTGCGGCTCCTGGAATGGGGAAGCCGTTGAACTGGATGATGTTGCGATAGTTGGATAGCGAGGCCTTGACGATGACCTCTTCGTGGACGTTGCCGTACAAGCCAAACCCGGGGTCCCTCTGGTCACTCAGGGCATAAGCAAAGTAACCCTTCAGGTTTACGCCATCCAGAGTGTATGCtgaggcaggaaagaagaacaTGTGAACTGTTAAGATTGATTTTCATTGGTTGGGTcagtgaaagcagaaaaaaactgaaagcttCTGTTTGTAGATTTAAAAAGTAGTAACAGTATGCAGCCGTTGAGAGTAACTAGTGTCTGGTAATTACAAGTACTCTCATGCCgtgtattttttaaactcatGCCACtattaaatcataaataaatattttttttggtaAAGATTCATAGAAAATGGCTTATAATGATAATGTTAGTTCGACTAAATGGCAACTACTAAGTATTTATCAGAATGTGTGTCATtccttttttatgtgtttataaataGACACACATTTTGCCTTATAAGTAACATTTAGCTGGAATAATTCAAAGATCTCATAAAGCAGAATAAGTAAATGCCTCATGTATTGTTGATGATGTATTTTAGGCTCAAACTGTTTTCTGTGGATGGTTGCCAGTTAGTGTTGACCGCACACATTACAACACTGAACAAAGCTACAGTAGCGCACGTAACCGTCTGAAACTGCAGGCAAAGGTCTTCACTGAGTGTAACCTAATGAACTTTACAAGGACAGGTAACTGCAGCACAAATAACCTTGACTCGACAATTCATCGTAAAGTTCGtatctgtgtttatatttgcGTGTGTGAGTGCATCTGAGGCAGCTGACTATTCAGGAGTCAGTGACCTAAATACCTGTCTAATAATTAAGCTCTGCAGAGGCCAAAATGATGAACGTTGTTGACCAGTAAGGGTAAAAACTTCTACCGAGAATTAATCACTTAGTACACACAACAATCAGCTCAATTGTTGTAACATCAGTTCAATAAAATCCAAACAGTCTCACCTTTCAGCGCCTCATTGATGTAGTTGTACAGGTAGTAGACTCTCAGGCTGTCTTTGAAGCGGGCTGGGTCTTCCTGGACCCCATTGGCCATCACGTAAACAGGCACGTCACAGTAATGCTCCCTCACCTAACACAGCAGAATGGAAATGTGAGTTTATTacactgaaacaaaaatgtacttGAGTTGTGTTTAACTAAATATGAACACTTTAAGCAGCGATGACCTTGTGGAGAAACAGTAACATAATAGAATAGAACAAGACTGCAAGACATAAGTTTGCATTACAACCAGCCATCAAACAAGCAATGATACAGATCCCTCCAGTCTCACCCAGTTGAGGGCCTTTCTCAGGCCCCAGGGCACCACAGCCCTGGGGGACATAATCCACGTGGTGTCTTTCATTTGTTGGACCTCCAGCTTTTCTGTGTAGGTGTACCTGCAGGCATGGAGATAGAGATGATACAACAGCtgagtatctttttttttttaagtgaaaaatgCTTGATTTTACACTGTATCTTCTCAAAGTtaagttttatgtatttttttgtgtggaaaaggTGCAAGAATTGAGAAAAATTGCaaattgag
This Scomber scombrus chromosome 14, fScoSco1.1, whole genome shotgun sequence DNA region includes the following protein-coding sequences:
- the rfc3 gene encoding replication factor C subunit 3, coding for MSLWVDKYRPTSLGKLDYHKDQASQLKNLVQCGDFPHLLVYGPSGAGKKTRIMCLLRELYGAGVEKLRIEHQTIVAPSKKKIEINTIASNYHLEVNPSDAGNQDRVVIQELIKTVAQSQQIQSSTQREFKVVLLTEVDRLTKDAQHALRRTMEKYMATCRLILYSNSTSKVIGPIRSRCLAIRVPLPSTEEVCNVLTSVCKKEGLLLPPELAKQISEKSGRNLRKALLMCEACRVQQYPFSVDQDVPETDWEAYLRETANAIVSQQSPQRLLEVRARLYELLTHCIPPDIIMKGLVRELLNNCDGHLKTEVAHMAAYYEHRLQLGNKAIYHLEAFTAKFMAIYKKFMEDGLDAMMF